ATTCACCAATAATATCTAAGGCTTTTTTTCCTACATATACATTGAACTTCAGTCTAGCATTCTATAGTATTCAACTCTTCTTCGAGCATCATCAAGCTAGTTCTGTGGttgaattcaaaatatttcgtgGCGTTCCTATTGAGCCCATCAACGATGAACTTGAAAGATCACTGTTGGATGGCGTTCAATTTTGGTACAAATATCAATGGATTATTTCTATGCAATTTCTACGAATGAGCTTGGACCTTGGGCAGTCGAAGTTATGCACACGAAATCTATGAGAAGGTATAATGAGGATCAACCTTAAGGCACATAAATATCTGGAGACCACATTGTACGTCTCATTAAAAGTTTTGCATCCAGAAAGGAGTAATCTTAAGTTATAGTTCACTTAGTTCTGTTTTCCTCTATGAGTACGAATAAACGTAGTCACCGCAGACTAGGTCTAGATTTCCAACGATTAGAAGACACGATCACCATAATTTCAGTAGTAACATGAGATTATTAGCCACTCCACACCCACACACATACTCACACCAAAAATTTAGATATTTAGACACTAGCATTGTGCACGTTATTGCAGGAGAGCAGCGGCCAATGGCTGCCATTAGAGGCAGACCTTCTGATGAGCGATGGGGAGGTGATTGGCACGGAAAATCCAACTGGGCACTCGCTGCTGGTAGACTGCAGGTTCGAGCTTCCCTTCGGTAAGTAGTTTTTCTTTATTAGCTTAGAGGACTGTGCCTAGAACACCTACTGCTAGCGGGGTAGCATCAAAAACCTGTTTTGGGCTAGGGGAGACTAGCTACAGAAGTAATTAATTCATAGAAGAGTCTAATAGTGAATTATACAGGGAGGAAGTATAAGGCATGACTGCAATTACAAACTGCGAATTCAAGATTACATTTTCACATTAGGAAAAGGGCAAATAGATTTACTTGCTAAGTGGAGGGATCAAAAACGTATATTCAGAATCGATAGACAACTATCACATAACTTCAAATAATCCTTAATTTACAGAAATATAAACTGAGATCAGTTAAGCGAAAATTATAATTCAATAGGTGGAATAGCAAGCGGTCTACTATATACAACTAAAAAGGTTTGTCTCGGAATGATATTCAAATTGTAATGAAAAGGTGGTGAATTCCCCGGGAAGGGAGGAGGGATCCGATCTGAAAAGCGCTCCGGATGTTACTGATTCGTttgccagccagaaccaagacttACACTTAACGTACAATCAAGTCGGGACTCTGCTTCAACACTATGAGATTGCAGGTCGAGAAAACGAGGTCCAACAGTAGGAAACGGTTCTCCACTATATTTCTGCTCCCagcgggtttgcacgccagccaggaAATCGTGCCTCCATCGGGTAGAACCGAATAAGACAAGGGAAAAGGACACCATATCTTTCACGACTCTGATTTCTGCTCCCAACAGGTTTGCAAGCCGACTAGGAAATCATACTCCCAGTAACGGTAGAACTGGAGCAGGATTGAGATTCGCCGTTAAAAATACGTAGTGCTGTCTTGGACACGATAAACAGCTTTTCTCCGAGGCCGGTACCAGTGCTTGCCTGGACTGTGAGAATAGCAGGGCTACGGAAACTAAACAAAAGAGTAAGAAATTCCGACTACAATGCTACCTTTGAACGTAATTTGATGGCAAGATGGCAAGAAAAGAAAGCTATAAATAATCACCTACTAGACTCAAAAAGAAAATCTCGAACTACAATTCGAAACGGACTCGAATAGTGAATAAGTTCTAGATACTGAATAAATATACCGGATAAATCACTATTACGGAACCcttaggccaggcgcaaatagaaacggtTGGTGAGGTAACgcagggtgacgcagctttttcatGCGCTGCAcctactatctgacaagtcactgtcacgttttatttgttatgttttacaaaaattcgcgctgcgtcacctcaccaacctgcgtttctatttgcgccgggccttaTGGAATGATTAATTAGCACAGAATGTAAGAATACATTATCATTACTCGATACATCTTCAATACTAAATACATAATGTTGGGCTAGCGGGGGAAAATTTTCTTTGGTACCACCTGCGGGGTGCGGAAATGGTATGTCCCCCCTATGCCATGAATCGGTAAAACGCGCATCCATGAAAATGTCTTGACTCTGGCTTATCGGTACTGACGAACGGAAACTTCAAATTAAAGATGTTTTTCACGGTTACACATCttttttcagaaattaaaaaagaGGTAAAACGGTCTGGAATGTTTACGGTTTccaacgatgtcggaatcctgaattggaatttCAATTATGTTAATTGAAACCAAAAATGACTGAATCCCTCTAAAATGAggatgaattttcatcaaaagaTGAAACTTCGTTAcagaatataataaaatactCATGATTAAAGTTGGCTCTGTTTTTCCGTCATTCATGAAGGAAGGGACTCGCAGTAGATAAGTTATATATATTATTGGAACAGAAATAATGAAGAAGTTCAGAGAGTGAACAAGGGAACTGTTgcaattcatttttatatttggaGTAAAGGCAGTAGAGTTTTATTGATCTTTGCGAACAACCACCAGTAAAGTTTCTTCTGTACCTGTAGAGAACATTCATTATTTAACCACGAAACTGAAAGTTTATGAGGTGATACTTATGAAACTTTCCTGCCGCAGTTTCACGTCCTCATTACGTCATCAACTCTTTTCCCTCACTCCAAAGGTGAGAGGGTCTGGCAGACCTCCTGCTGCCCGCCCCTTCCCTAGATTATCATTGAATTAGGCTGGATCCTGCGACAGCAAAGTTTTATCGTGACTAAAACACTTTAGAGAATAAACAAAGAGGTGGAAACTGGGTGCTTGCAGACAATTGCAGTGCAATGGATGTTCGAACTAGAAACTAATGAAGAACTTCTTGCAGCTTCATAAGCCGTTGTCTGTGTATATATATGCATGAGGGAGTTTGAGAGAGTTATGAATTCAGCGAAGGAATACTCTGTCTGCCATTACTGTTCTGTCGGTTATCTAGTTTGGAGAGTTTATTCTGGGATTCATTAGAGTTGACGTAATTGTGAGAATAATGTAGTATCGACCTAGTTAGATACTTAGGTATCTGGATGTTGGGTTGATTGGAAGAAATGTCAATTGGCTGAGTAGTTCGAGATGATTTCACAAGCTGATGCGAATTCAAAAAAAATGCAACTTGGATATTCAGAAACCTAGTATATTAATGATATTCAGACTCAGTAATTAGTTGTTTGCTTTGAAGTTCTAGTTCAACTTGGCTGGATcagcatttttttaaatatttaggaaattatttggttttttttttcgccCGAGCTTGCAAAGGGTACCAACTTCAGGTCATCACTTTCCTCATTTTCATTTCTCCAAGTAGCTTCCCATTCATTTTCGCTACATTTTCTGATTTTATTTTCTTCGAGATATAAACTTCCGGAGGAATAGGTTCAAATCTTATCCCCCAGAATTGCTCGGAGGAGAACGAATAAGATaaattcaaactgaaattgCCAGAATTAAGCTCCTGCCATGATTCTAGTTTACCACGCAGGTTTAAACTGCATTATACACAGTAGTTCTGTGGAATCCTTTCCTGGAAGCAAAATAGTTTGGATGGAATAGGGTCATGTACATTCTCTTTCAAGTGATAACTGGTGGTATTTTTTCTACCATTCtttgaaaagtttcatttttgggttaAACATTCCGCTTAATTCGGTTTTTTGAATCGATTCCTCAAAACTCCTGTACATCAATCGATTTTTTGCTTTCataatttttcctagtgctaatATAATATAGTTATTTCATCACGAAACATCGTTATCGTAACTCATGAatgttattattgaaattcgAATCTCAAATCAAAGGTGTCGATTTTACCCCTCTCTAACTTTGAAGGATGATCGAGAAAATCAGTTTCAgttgcatctctattcgaaaaatacctctgcaaaatttcaattgttcattttgatcctatttattttgaaaaactcgaATAAGTCCATAACCAAGTCTTCGTATTTAAAGTAACGTAACTCTTTAATAACTAAGCGTTTTCAGACATACTTCCATGGAAATTTTTCGTCTCATTTTGTGGTTCTGTACCTATAtccaacaaaaaatattttatcacacCAGTTCCACACAATTTCAAGACGTACTATCTATAAAGGTTGAGACCAGATATAGGTACAACAAAATATCCCTCCAGAAATCAACAAAATGTATCTCTCATCCtggatatacgaggatatattgagaaattcttagcctactatagaaccaaacaaaatttcaatgtcaaaatattttattactcaagatattcttctcttaattggatacttttattacagcgaacctgcaacgtctctagacctttcaaaaaaattttttttcttgctctgtaaaccagacTTTTATTACaacctcgttggaagaaaatttacgagcttttaaacttttttcagttgaggaaagagatgataatcagttggagccaaatctggtgaataaggggggtgttctagtaattcaaaccctaaatcacgattttggcaacatgagatttgtgcgcaggggcgttgtcctgcaaaaacaaaacaactttgtaTAGCTGTCCTCGtcatttctctttaattttttcccgtagagtggtcagtaatgtcgaatagtaatctccgattattgttctacccttatccaaaacatccatcatgattactccatggcaatcccaaaaaactgaagcaagaacttttccaacagatttttggacacgaaacttcttaggtcttggagaaccagagtgtcgccattcaatcgattgttgctttgtttctgcatcgtagaaatgtacctaagtctcatccatagtaacaattcggttgtagaagtctacatcgttttcaaatcgagcacagatcgaacgcgatgcttctacccttgcacccttttggtcaacattcaaacatttggggatccatattgcagcaatttttctcatgtccaaattgacgtgaactatatgatgaacgcattcgtatgaaatatttattgctacagatatccgttttatcccaattcgacggtctgataaaatcatgtcatgaactgcatcgatattttcggggactgacaaagaaagtggccttcccgatcggtcatcatcttcaatggaaaatttacctcttttgaagcttgcagtccaatttttcacggtcgtatacgaaggacattgatcacgaAGGTTATTAAgcacatcttcgtaaatctgcttacctcttgacccttttaaatacaggtacttgatgagggcccgatactccaatttttcgattttcacaatttcggtagacatcttctttcttttaattaattgcgtaactctggtttactttttttgacTCAAACTCCacaatgacacttctaatgagttatcgtTCTTTGCTttagtaacgcaatattttgttatgcatggaactgcaGTTCCACAAGAtcatggtctaggctaactagatagcaatacatcctcgtagatacGTTGGTAACTACATATTTTTTGTGTATGCGATAAAGTTATAATGAACCGTTCTAAGTAATAACATTCTGAAACATTTAGTGAAAATATTGTCAACTTGAGAAAACTTGTTGTTACTGAGAACTGGCATCAGTAGCATCTCTATATCCATGACATTAAATATCCATCGTTTAAAGATATTCTTTGGATAAAGAGATATTGgttattattatctattatAAGTGTTTTGTGATCTTCACCTTCGAGCAATGAAATACTATTATGATGCTTCTTATAGTGTCCAACATATCATCATAATAAAACATCTTCATTCAAAACGGTACTCTTAAGCCGTTTTATTTGACATTGTAACACTCAATATGTTACATCGTCGGCAAACAAGGAGGAGGCCAACAGTAGACTGAATAAAATACTTTTGTGTTTATTACCGGTTGTTTCCCCTTTTTTCCACCGTTCGCAGATAACAATAAAAGGACCCTACGAACTGGTAGTTGAGGAGTGTTTTACGTATGTGCCATTTATTGCCAATTTATCCATAAAAGCGTACGTTCCTAAGAGCGTCCTCATAAAATTCCGATAAATTGTAGATTGACTCCCATTTTGAATTGATTGGATCTCGCAGCTAGCAGCGAGGAGCCATAAGGTTTTTTCAGAAGGCTTCGTTATGTTCATTATCAGCATTCTTCATGTGGGACTTTTTATTGTCAATTAGTTCGTAATACATCCTTTgatctatattttcatcagaGAGCGGAGGCTCGAATATGTCTCTTGAGAGAGAATTGGATTCTGTTCGATATATTCGTAGGTCACTTTTTGTTCAATATCTTGCAGATTCAATAATTGATTTTCCAACAGCGAAAATATGTTTTTGGTATGAAATGAAATCGCAGATGTATACGCAGAAACTCTTATCAATTTTCGCACTAAATTCAGTAAGCAATTCAATCAATAAAGTttatactctattcactttaataaaagcactcggttggtcatgaaattattttcttaagtttttataactagAAAGGAGTatataacctcacattttcgtacgaTACAGCGTGGAAtgcgtcaaatttccatggccaacctagtacttttataaaagtgaatgaactAGGATATTAGATGTACCTACGCAGTCATTCTTATTGTCGATAGTGTATAATTTTGTTGGATGTCATtcgaataatttaattttttctcttacaTGTTAAATTATTCCACTTTTGAAATGAGGAAGGGGCTAAATATATATGATTTTACTCTTCAGGACCTTGCGATCCACCCATTGGGTGGAAGGAACTCCTTGAATCAACAGTAACAATCAACCGAAAAACAGATGAAGTCGAAAAGCACATAGGTAAAGCAATTGCTAGATGTGTGCACAATAACATTCATCTTTCTCtatgttcttcttcttctatcacTCACTGTTATTATCAGAAGGGAGATTTTTCTCGAATCAATATTCTTCTTATCTTTTCTTTCGTCTATCTACCCTTTGAAAAATCTTTTCTCGATCTGAAAGCACCATTTTTGTTTGGAATAGGTGCGATGAGAATTGCATGAGGAATGTTTGTTCGATGGATTCGTGTACGGACTTATGATATAAAACCATAAAAACTTCAAATTACGCGAATTGCTAAACAATGCCTGTTTAATCATACTTCATTCAAGGATTTATTGCAAAATTCCTAGCTTTAACCAAATTAGAAAAcccaaatattttgttattcgACATACGTTTGTTTTCATTTGATTATGATTACAAGGAACTCACAATGCTTCATTGTAAGTGCGATAAATCGTTGGCTAGGAAATTTCACGAATCAAAACCACAGTAGACATTTTAGACGCTTCTGGACAACATTCAGAAGTCCGCTGCGAATAAGCTGGGACATCTATTCAAAGCTAGGAATTAGTTCTCCCCAGATTACATTTTTCTACTTCACACTGCTCAGAACAGACCAGGATTGGAATACTGTTCCCATATGTGGAACTCAGCACTCAAACATTCAATGGAACTCTTGGATTTCTTCCAGAAAAGTACTAGTTCAGCTCATCGTGCACATTCCAATACTATTCAATTAACAAATCCAAGGAGCTTACTATGAAGCCTTGGAACAATGTAGAACACTCTGCCATCTGATGTATTTCCGTTGTGGTAGTTCAAAATAAGAATAAACAGGCGACCACTTTCATTCTGGCCACCAACTAGTTGACATAGGTTCTTTCCTGAACAgaaaaacttagaaaaaaataaGAATGGGCCCCGTGTATTGATTCTAATATGCAACTCTGCAGTGATACTATCTTCCTACCCTCTCATTGCTACAATTGCTAGGACCGGCCATCTAAACCTCACACGTTCTTcttcgaaaagaaaaaaacgCAGAATACAGCGCAACAAAGCTTCCCAGCAACGACACACTGAATCAAGCCTTCGAAAGTAGTCTTTGAGTCGCACATCCACCACTTTCATTCCagcaaaatgaaaatatcacgCTCGCGAACTGGCACAAGTGGAAACGTTCATAATTTGTTACTCTGCGAACACCCAGGATCTGTTATACACGTGCCTGGCGTACGGATATCAAGTATCCTTTGTCTTTTGAACGTCGAGACGCTACGCCGCGCTGTGTAGCGTGAGGCGAAAAACGATGCGGTCGAAATATACATATTCATGTTCCTCAATTTTTCATTACGTCTGAGAGATTGTTTTGAAACGTGTTGAAGGTTATTGGTATGAATGTAGTTGAAGTGAAGAAGGTTTTCGCTTTTTCGATGATCTGAAGGAAACAGGAACTTCCTCAAACTCTTTATTTCATACTATAAAGGTGAATTGAaatagccaatttgccatcgtcgggacaactaaatggagaatgTTCCATCTAAGAAGAACAGATACTGAACACGGTTTTGGtcttatttgaactcgtcagagcaacacagctccttctccgatggaaaaacgcttggaattgatcggagaaggagctgtgtttctctgacgaggtcaaataagatcgaagccatggtcagcatctgctcttcttcggtggaacgttttCCATATAGTTGTCCCGACGATGGCAAGTTGGCTAGATCAATTCAGAtagtaacacttgttgatattcatatcggcggatGGTATCCGAATTCATTCTTATTATTTTATACATTGCCTCCCTTTTAAGGCgttatcattcattcattattttacCCACAATAATTGGTTCAGCCATTCCAACGATTAGCCAGTGAAAATATAGAGACAAACTGAACAgacacaaaatttcaatgtttacTAAGAAAATGTTACACCTTAGCTCTTAGATATAAGATACATACACGTCAGCAAAATGAACACAATTGTAGCTGCAGGCCAAAGAATTTCTTATCCAGCACAAAAAGTAATAAAATAGATCACAACGTATTGTGTTATATTAATAACCAACTATAATGATGTAAACTTCAATAATTGAACTAATCTTATTGTTATTGATTCTAGGTTCTCTGTAGATAACTTCGACACAATAAACTCGACTTCATCATTTCTGATACACTCACATTTATTAGAAAACATTCAGGTCGAGCTCATATTTCagtgaaatgaaagaaaattagtATAGCGGTGAAATTAATATTGGTTTATTGATCTTAGGGCTGTACGATTCCCTGAGAACCTTTCTAGTAGAAGGAGGCGATATTTTTGCAACAAATTTGATTTAACTTCTCAATCGTTTTCACACGAATTCGGTTAGAGATAATTATCAAAATATACCTGTCAATTTTCGAATTACATAATGTAATTCGTACGTAATGGTATGAAGAGGAAGCCATATTAGGTTGAGATAATAAAAGTGGTTTAAGTTCTAAAGAAGAGAACCAATCTAGGAGTTAAGTTAATTCCTTTTCTATTGTGAAGCGGTTGTTAAATGAATTTCAATGAGGTCGAATTTCCTTCAATGTGACTTCTCGAACTcttcaaccaaaactgaaactTACTGTCACAAAGAAACTTTCGAACTTATTCAGCATGTTTCAGGGAGACAAAGAAGTTCCTTTGTTGGTTTGATTAAATCATATGGTAATTTTTGAGTCAACCAGGAATCACTGGAAATGTGAAAGTGTATCATCATCGTAGTAGATACTTATTCAGATCATGTTACTTATCCAGTAAAGAGGAATTTCACCAGAGCTCGTAAAGTAATGAAAAAGTTACATTAAATAGGGAAATGATGAATCCATCGATTTATACTTCTAAATGAAATACAGATTCTTCGAAGCCTGTTCAAAACCTCTGAATGCAGATATCTTGACGATAAAATTCAATCAAATTATTCCTGAATGTTTCAGATCCCGAAAATATAGAAGCGTCCGAACTTCAGAGGAAACTGGAGATGCTGAACAACATAATGGATCAAGAACAGAGAGCGGAGCAAGCGAGACGGCAGATGCAGTTCGTCGGACATTGTAGGTTTCAATGATTTTAATGCGATTTATTCCTTTGGTGTTCGTTATTGCCCATGCTGTATCACAACGTCTTGCAAATTCAAATTATTGGTGCACTTTGTCGATTTATTCCTTCACAATTTaatttacactgcgcaaaaaaattaacgcacattgtgacaatctcaattttaatgaagtttttgaaagaaacaagacacgttaaatggaagaaaaattcaggatttcaccgaatcttgtGTGAAAGAagggaaatgaacaattttcaaaatactgaaatgctgataagtgatttaatacttggtttttccaccccttgcgttaaaaacagctcgacaacgacggtgcatactcaaaatgagtgatcttaaaatgttctgatctaatccttcccagatttctccgagttggattcctaagtcattaagagtagctggatgattttctgaacttctcagccttctactGAGGtcgtcccaaacctgctcaatgggattgagatctggacttcttgctggccattccattcgagagacttcaacttcaacaatgtatggggcaaatggcactacatgctcttcaagaatgttccttatatacttatcagcattcatatctccattatcaacgaccactaggtctgtgcgagcagtcaaagatattccaccccataccataatcgatcctcccccgaaaccagtagtattcaggaaactgcactgagcatatctttcatgtggacgtctgtatacaagggaacgtcgatcacaatggtagaggcagaatctagactcatccgtgaagagaactctttcccaatcggcctcttcccaatggatatgctctctcgcaaaatccaaacgcgcccttcgatgggctggggtaagagctgggcctcttgccgcgacacgaggcatttcttattgtctgagtgctaatttgcacctcatgagtttgctcaagctgaatttgaaggaggcgagcggttgcaaaccgtggtctcaacgaagaaactctcaagtaacgttcttgaatggcagttgttacccgtggtctaccctgtcctggtcttcggacattcatacctgtctcactgaatcgctgcaacattctggacacacttgtatgggaaactccaaacctttctgcaattcttgtgtatgtccacccttcctctcgcaaaactaccgcttgggcacattcctcttgggtcaaattgcgtgtttcgcgttgcatagcgatcgagtgtagaaaatcaaacgaaagaaaaactattgatcactagaattgatcgagaacaactgattttagaatggagccaatacattcaaaatctgatatcatctttttttattcctgctgggaaaaaacatctgtattgaagaaaaccgttgaaagtggataacatatgcatgcataattctgataaaaatagttatcattgagaacaccttcagttgtagaataaatttgagatttccataatgtgcgttaatttttttgcgcagtgtaattgCATGTGGAAAAATGAGGTGAtctattcgaaaaatatttatgtACCGAATGGAAAGAATTAATTTAACAACAGCAAATGACAGATATTACCACAGGAACTAATGTTTCTATTGAAAATAACTCAATAGCCGCTCTAGTACCGTGCTGTGTACTGCTCATAGTGATGAGAGCGGACGAAAAGAATGTAAGGACGAAAAGTGTCTGGGAACCAAAAATACCTTCTTTCCACTTTTTATGTAcatgaaatatcattttttcaagGTGGCGAAAAAAGGGTTTCAATGATTATAAATGGTTTTTTGCCATATGATCATTGGCATCAACTGTCAATGTAAAAGTATCTCGGAAAAAAGTATTGATGTTGGAAGTCAGGTTGAtcgagctagtcatgaacgaGCACAGGAAATTCCGGAGAAGTTGAAACATCTAAacacaactgtagaccggtttcggtaTCATTGTTCACTCATTAGTACAGTGTAgtgtttaaatatttcaactgCAGGATGCAACCTGAAATGCCCGGTTGGTACTTAGAGGAGTACTGTGTAGTCCATTTCCACACGTTGATCTGCATGCTCAAGGAACTTCTCTAGCACCATAATTGTTGCATGCCGCCACAGCTTCAATGTGCGATTTTTTCACGTCTTCCCCTACCACCTAACGAATTTTTAATCACATTCTCATCTTTTCAGCATGTAGTAATGATTTTGACAATGACATTTCAGCGGGTTACTCAGAAGATAGCGATTACACGTCGGATTTGAATTATCCCGTAGGTCAGCACGCGAACTCGTCCGCGTCTCAGTTTCGGACGGCTGCGCACCAGCTGAGCACGCCGCAGCGGTCGTTCGAAACTTCGCGGGAAAATTCCTACGAGCGGGAAGATGGAGTCAATCACCATCAGCAGCACCACCATCTGCCGCAGCCGCCGATCACGCAGCAGCACCATCTGAGTCCGGGATCCATATCGAGAAAACAGGTAGGTTGATAAGTTTTGATGAAGTTCTGAGCTTAATTTCGCATCAGATCCGTTAAGCCGGCTACTCACACACTGCCTTGATAGTAGTtagggagcccaagagggaaattcgggatttactcgagcgtgtcagattaatataaggagacataccttggaccctgtagagtacctcttccaaaaattagacctgtatataaaaacgaaaaaaatataatctgacagtgtcagcaagccgaaacaattaAGAATTGgtcataaaaaatgtttttttttaaattatctccTCCACTGGCCATCAAATCGTTTTTGCATTCGggataaaagttgtagagcatatcATTCTCTACAAGTTTCGTTTAAAAGAATTTTTTCTATgtccaaacgtttttgagatatatggcgatgaatgtacattagactggaaTTCTACTTCGACCTTGACACTTCCTATGTatgctaagctcctcgccctcatctTTCTTTCTACTATCTATTCTTCataatccactaggt
The window above is part of the Coccinella septempunctata chromosome 8, icCocSept1.1, whole genome shotgun sequence genome. Proteins encoded here:
- the LOC123318509 gene encoding uncharacterized protein LOC123318509; its protein translation is MLGAGFSFRNQRLEHRSAHRSLEQGDAVGSRHGLPLHPSAKRTLFQRGEQRPMAAIRGRPSDERWGGDWHGKSNWALAAGRLQVRASLRSRKYRSVRTSEETGDAEQHNGSRTESGASETADAVRRTFGLLRR